A genome region from Maridesulfovibrio salexigens DSM 2638 includes the following:
- a CDS encoding MBL fold metallo-hydrolase produces the protein MTTSTLRKLTEQVQRIEYCGMYVDLVSTSAGTVRVGSMPDVAKFVTEHGFREEIVVVTPWEVSLAGDSRTGEEFVLWQAQIRGGILKEYVGLKRDIELLHGNLESIFPYFFDDENIKVVRKDWLCKWFHHNIADPFYRKGSLEICFEGGNVVVSDDRTVLYDRNSLASGVHPDKEIEVLLEDIPRDGKVREKLEVIPIGCGNGVYGTVANTIVRYGEYVIWIDPCGYPAQTLARYGIHWDDVTHCLFTHNHEDHVQGFTACMHRALKHDRKLKLILADNVFRVLADIYSPLFPDMKEHVEVFSLKPGTPLQLGPIQIDSRWNHHILPYGTIGLKISAGGSCFGYSGDTKYDEDINQILNRPELEAGWFASCDLVFHEIEFDNPDSVHTHWKQVESLQSKIEGKVLGYHCPFLANSPFPLAEEGRCYVLD, from the coding sequence ATGACTACCAGTACCTTACGAAAGCTGACAGAGCAGGTGCAACGCATTGAATATTGCGGGATGTATGTTGATCTTGTGAGCACTTCAGCAGGAACAGTGCGGGTCGGCAGTATGCCTGATGTAGCAAAATTCGTGACCGAGCACGGTTTTCGTGAGGAAATCGTTGTAGTGACCCCGTGGGAAGTTTCTCTTGCAGGTGACAGCCGCACCGGAGAGGAATTCGTACTATGGCAGGCTCAAATCAGAGGTGGAATACTTAAGGAATACGTTGGTCTTAAGCGGGATATTGAGCTGCTGCACGGTAATCTTGAGTCTATTTTTCCGTACTTTTTTGATGATGAAAACATCAAGGTAGTTCGCAAGGATTGGCTCTGCAAATGGTTTCATCACAATATTGCCGATCCCTTTTACCGCAAGGGCTCTCTGGAAATCTGCTTCGAAGGCGGCAATGTAGTTGTTTCTGATGATAGAACTGTTTTATATGATCGCAACTCGCTTGCTTCCGGTGTCCATCCCGATAAGGAAATAGAGGTTTTGTTGGAAGATATCCCCAGAGACGGCAAAGTCCGGGAAAAATTAGAAGTTATTCCTATCGGCTGCGGAAACGGGGTTTACGGAACGGTCGCCAATACCATTGTGCGCTACGGTGAATATGTAATCTGGATAGATCCCTGCGGATATCCGGCACAGACCCTTGCCCGTTACGGTATCCATTGGGATGATGTTACTCACTGTCTATTTACCCATAACCATGAAGACCATGTGCAGGGTTTCACTGCCTGTATGCATCGGGCACTCAAGCATGATCGGAAGTTAAAGCTGATTCTTGCCGACAATGTTTTCCGGGTGTTGGCAGATATTTACTCTCCGCTTTTTCCAGATATGAAAGAGCACGTGGAAGTCTTCTCACTAAAGCCCGGAACTCCGTTGCAATTAGGTCCAATTCAAATAGACAGCCGCTGGAATCATCATATTCTGCCTTATGGGACTATCGGTCTTAAAATTTCTGCCGGAGGCAGCTGTTTCGGCTATTCCGGGGATACTAAGTACGATGAAGATATCAACCAAATCCTGAATCGTCCTGAACTTGAAGCCGGATGGTTTGCATCCTGTGATCTGGTTTTTCATGAAATAGAATTTGATAATCCGGACAGTGTGCATACCCACTGGAAACAGGTCGAGTCTTTGCAAAGTAAAATAGAAGGCAAAGTGCTCGGATATCATTGCCCTTTTCTCGCAAACAGTCCTTTCCCACTGGCCGAAGAGGGGAGATGTTACGTTCTCGATTAA
- a CDS encoding TRAP transporter large permease, which produces MLTFPVTIVMALYFTSIPIAFALLAAGLAYFTFGDVGTPPDLILQKFITSTASFPLLAIPFFIMAGEIMNFSGISASLMKMAEVLTGHLRGGLAQVNVLLSTLMGGISGSANADAAMQSKIIVPQMTKRGYSAPFATAITAASSAIAPVIPPGINLIIYALIAQVSVAKMFIGGYTPGILMCLGLMLTVHFIARKRDYKPSREKMATGKEIFAQFRESIWGLLLPLGIIAGIRFGVFTPTEAGAMAVLFCIIIGAFLYKKLRWEHFPIIMKNTILGTSSVMLIIIAASVFGQYMSWERIPHQLTKAILAISDSPWLILVVINFLLLVLGMFLEGGALLIIVAPLLVPLVKGMGIDLIHFGLIMIVNIMIGGITPPFGSMMFTTCAITGSTVGEFCREIWPFILALLAVLVIVTYMPAVVMFLPNLI; this is translated from the coding sequence ATGCTTACATTTCCCGTAACCATTGTAATGGCGCTGTATTTTACCAGCATTCCCATTGCCTTTGCCCTTTTAGCCGCAGGCCTTGCATATTTCACTTTCGGTGATGTTGGCACACCGCCGGACCTGATCCTGCAGAAGTTCATCACATCCACCGCTTCCTTTCCTTTACTGGCCATTCCGTTTTTCATCATGGCCGGTGAGATCATGAACTTCTCAGGAATCAGTGCCAGCCTTATGAAAATGGCAGAAGTTCTGACCGGACACCTGCGCGGCGGTCTGGCTCAGGTTAACGTTCTGCTCTCCACCCTCATGGGCGGTATCTCCGGTTCTGCCAATGCGGACGCAGCAATGCAGTCCAAGATTATCGTCCCGCAGATGACCAAGCGCGGCTACAGTGCTCCTTTCGCCACAGCCATCACCGCCGCATCATCCGCAATTGCGCCGGTAATCCCACCGGGCATCAACCTGATCATTTACGCTCTCATTGCACAGGTCTCCGTGGCAAAAATGTTCATCGGCGGCTACACTCCGGGCATACTCATGTGCCTTGGCCTGATGCTCACCGTACATTTCATCGCCCGCAAAAGGGACTACAAACCTTCCCGTGAAAAAATGGCCACCGGCAAGGAAATATTCGCCCAGTTCCGTGAATCAATCTGGGGACTGCTCCTGCCTTTGGGCATTATTGCCGGTATCCGTTTCGGTGTATTCACACCCACCGAAGCCGGAGCTATGGCTGTACTTTTCTGCATTATTATCGGTGCGTTCCTCTACAAAAAACTCAGATGGGAACATTTCCCCATCATCATGAAAAACACCATTCTGGGCACCAGTTCGGTCATGCTTATTATCATCGCTGCTTCCGTTTTCGGGCAGTACATGAGCTGGGAACGCATTCCCCATCAGCTGACCAAGGCGATTCTGGCTATATCCGATTCTCCGTGGTTAATTCTGGTAGTTATCAACTTCCTGCTCCTCGTACTCGGTATGTTCCTAGAGGGCGGCGCACTGCTGATTATTGTTGCTCCGCTTCTGGTTCCGCTGGTTAAAGGAATGGGCATCGACCTGATTCACTTCGGCCTGATTATGATCGTGAACATCATGATCGGAGGCATCACACCGCCCTTCGGATCGATGATGTTCACGACATGCGCCATTACCGGATCGACGGTGGGCGAATTCTGTCGTGAGATATGGCCCTTTATTCTGGCTCTGCTGGCAGTACTGGTAATAGTTACCTACATGCCTGCGGTAGTTATGTTCCTGCCCAATTTGATATAG
- a CDS encoding TRAP transporter small permease, producing the protein MSTTASKFLFKNFDLIISGFFLCITVGVVIINVGLRYLFQGGLFWAEEVATTAFIWSVFVGSAAAYRYKMHIGIDMISKVGPRIWRKFIAVVIDLLMFIINGYIVYLSILYIQANKLKRTPVLDIPAIYVNLALTVGFSLMAVYALAFLYQDLGKLFGKQAEEGE; encoded by the coding sequence ATGTCTACTACAGCATCCAAATTTCTTTTTAAAAATTTCGACCTTATCATCAGCGGTTTTTTTCTTTGCATTACCGTTGGGGTGGTCATCATCAATGTCGGGCTGCGCTATCTCTTTCAGGGCGGGCTTTTCTGGGCCGAAGAAGTGGCTACAACCGCATTCATCTGGTCCGTTTTCGTTGGTTCCGCCGCTGCATACCGCTACAAAATGCACATCGGCATTGACATGATCAGCAAGGTAGGTCCCCGCATCTGGCGCAAATTCATTGCTGTGGTCATCGACCTGCTGATGTTCATCATCAACGGCTACATCGTCTATCTCAGCATTCTTTACATTCAGGCAAACAAGCTGAAACGCACACCTGTTCTCGACATTCCCGCCATTTACGTGAACCTGGCACTTACGGTCGGTTTCTCCCTGATGGCTGTCTATGCACTGGCTTTCCTGTATCAGGATCTAGGAAAACTTTTCGGCAAACAGGCAGAAGAAGGAGAATAA
- a CDS encoding LacI family DNA-binding transcriptional regulator, protein MSTIRDVARLAQVSTATVSRVINSPDSVREKTREKVLRAMKMCNYKYNALARGFATKKSNTIGLIIPNINNPVFAESTLGVQEYAEEKQIKVILGNTSYKISQEESLIKALRESQVDGLIITTTNPKGEIIKSLTDEGIPFVLLFSTVKNGPVSAVGVDNYRGGYVATEHLISLGHRRIGMIAGSFTVTDRSYHRWHGYRQCLKDHGLPYDKDLLVQTEYSLSGGRDSIKQLLKHGSPPSAVFCSNDYIALGAIKGAREAGLSLPEDLSIVGFDDMPTASYMVPALTTIRQPAYEMGRRACELLLQKMENPEKPEQHMMETKLIVRESTAAVQYDTEAEDGGDRQ, encoded by the coding sequence GTGAGTACTATTCGTGACGTTGCCCGCTTAGCGCAAGTTTCCACCGCCACGGTGTCCCGGGTTATTAATTCCCCGGATTCCGTGCGAGAAAAAACCCGTGAAAAAGTTCTCCGGGCCATGAAGATGTGCAACTATAAGTACAATGCACTCGCACGCGGCTTTGCCACTAAAAAGTCCAACACCATCGGACTGATAATCCCTAACATCAACAACCCCGTTTTCGCCGAATCCACACTTGGGGTTCAGGAATATGCCGAAGAAAAACAAATCAAAGTAATCCTCGGCAACACATCCTACAAAATATCACAGGAAGAAAGCCTGATAAAAGCACTGCGCGAAAGTCAGGTTGACGGACTGATCATCACCACGACCAATCCCAAAGGCGAAATAATCAAATCTCTTACAGATGAGGGGATTCCATTTGTGCTGCTCTTCAGCACGGTCAAAAACGGCCCTGTTTCTGCTGTCGGAGTTGATAACTATCGCGGCGGATACGTTGCCACTGAACACCTTATTTCCCTCGGGCACCGCAGAATAGGCATGATCGCGGGTAGCTTTACCGTGACAGACAGATCTTACCACCGCTGGCACGGATATCGCCAATGCCTCAAGGATCACGGTCTTCCCTACGATAAAGACCTGCTGGTCCAGACCGAGTATTCCCTTTCAGGGGGACGGGACTCGATCAAACAGCTCCTTAAACATGGCTCTCCGCCCAGCGCGGTTTTCTGTTCTAACGACTACATTGCCCTGGGAGCAATCAAAGGTGCGCGTGAAGCCGGACTGTCCCTACCCGAAGACCTGTCCATAGTGGGCTTTGATGACATGCCGACGGCATCATACATGGTACCGGCCCTGACGACTATCCGTCAGCCCGCTTATGAGATGGGCAGACGCGCCTGTGAACTTCTGCTGCAAAAGATGGAGAATCCGGAAAAACCGGAACAACATATGATGGAGACCAAACTGATTGTCCGCGAATCTACTGCCGCCGTCCAATATGACACGGAAGCAGAGGATGGCGGGGACAGACAGTAG
- a CDS encoding glycerophosphodiester phosphodiesterase, which yields MMLIGHRGCKYPGYNQNTIRAFEKVTSEGVPAIEFDVQLSADKELVVVHNLDLEEVSTGKGEVSSTDSATLKSLFAGDPKQGEDRIPFLAEVFDFFASCAEDKRPSIHMELKGNNTGRQAGELFNEYVAAGKLNMSDLLVSSFNWEELKSLREVCPDAKIALLDGAIRRNLLLKKTGPEAEKYFADLFAYGNEDYMLPRFPALTENLVLLDKICEDQEIHSLLKQELKDCLDGRYYTDELLNNATAMNATSVNLWYRTIVPEFIEKAHARNLAVFVYTANQPEEWKALAEAGVDGIFTDFYAEAARTLIDYKI from the coding sequence ATGATGTTAATAGGACACCGGGGTTGCAAGTACCCCGGATATAACCAGAACACTATTCGCGCTTTTGAAAAAGTTACTTCCGAAGGTGTTCCGGCAATTGAATTTGATGTGCAGCTCAGTGCAGACAAAGAACTGGTGGTCGTCCATAACCTTGATCTTGAAGAGGTCTCCACCGGCAAGGGAGAAGTTTCCAGCACAGATTCCGCTACCTTGAAATCCCTCTTTGCCGGAGATCCGAAGCAAGGTGAAGACCGCATTCCATTTCTTGCGGAAGTATTCGACTTCTTTGCTTCATGTGCTGAGGACAAACGTCCTTCGATCCATATGGAACTGAAAGGAAACAATACCGGCAGGCAGGCGGGGGAACTTTTCAATGAGTATGTTGCTGCCGGAAAGCTGAATATGTCCGACCTGCTGGTCAGTTCCTTCAACTGGGAAGAACTGAAATCTCTGCGCGAAGTATGCCCCGATGCCAAAATTGCCCTGCTTGATGGAGCAATCCGCCGGAATCTGCTGCTGAAAAAGACCGGACCGGAAGCAGAGAAATACTTTGCCGATCTTTTCGCATATGGCAATGAAGACTACATGCTCCCGCGTTTTCCTGCCTTGACGGAAAATCTGGTGCTTCTTGATAAAATTTGTGAAGATCAGGAAATACACAGTCTTCTTAAGCAGGAACTGAAGGACTGCCTCGACGGGCGCTACTACACTGACGAATTGCTGAATAATGCAACTGCAATGAATGCAACTTCGGTGAACCTCTGGTACCGGACAATTGTGCCGGAATTCATTGAAAAAGCGCATGCACGCAATCTTGCTGTCTTTGTTTATACCGCCAACCAGCCTGAAGAATGGAAAGCTCTCGCAGAAGCAGGAGTTGACGGAATCTTCACTGATTTTTACGCGGAGGCCGCACGCACGCTGATTGATTATAAAATTTAA
- a CDS encoding C4-dicarboxylate TRAP transporter substrate-binding protein — MSFKKTFSVLCAGAVLILSMSTICMADDYKLTLKLSHVFSPAEQLSKSMDAVAESIYEKTDGAINIQTFPQAQLPAYKEGVEQVVRGAKFISVEDPSFIGDYVPDFKALYAPMLYRSFDEYVNLTQSDLVKKMQAEAEKQGIKILALDYIYGFRNLITQKVIKTPADLKGMKIRTPGSKSYIDTLTAMGAVATPLPWGETLSAVQQGVVDGLEGSEFTNIGTKVYEGPTKNVANTRHILGTCGVYISTKVWNDIPAKYQKIIQDEFTNGANHMVNLLKSQHGGVVKELESYGVKFNEVDGDAFRAALKPLYKEQKGMTPGIYQSIFKELDAMR, encoded by the coding sequence ATGAGCTTCAAGAAAACCTTCTCCGTGCTTTGTGCAGGAGCTGTACTGATCCTGTCCATGAGCACAATTTGTATGGCGGACGACTACAAACTGACCCTGAAACTGAGCCACGTTTTCAGCCCCGCTGAGCAGCTTTCCAAATCCATGGATGCTGTGGCCGAGTCCATCTACGAAAAAACCGACGGTGCAATCAACATCCAGACTTTTCCGCAGGCACAGCTGCCCGCATACAAGGAAGGCGTGGAGCAGGTTGTTCGCGGAGCTAAATTCATCTCCGTTGAAGACCCCTCTTTCATCGGTGACTATGTTCCCGATTTCAAGGCTCTTTACGCTCCCATGCTTTACCGCAGCTTTGACGAATACGTTAACCTGACCCAGTCCGACCTCGTTAAGAAAATGCAGGCCGAAGCTGAAAAGCAGGGCATCAAAATTCTTGCTCTCGACTACATCTACGGTTTCCGTAACCTGATCACCCAGAAAGTCATCAAGACTCCTGCTGATCTTAAAGGCATGAAAATCCGTACTCCCGGTTCCAAATCCTACATCGACACCCTCACCGCCATGGGCGCTGTTGCTACTCCCCTGCCTTGGGGCGAAACCCTCTCCGCAGTACAGCAGGGCGTTGTTGACGGCCTCGAAGGTTCCGAATTCACCAACATCGGCACCAAAGTATACGAAGGCCCGACCAAGAACGTAGCCAACACCCGCCACATCCTCGGAACTTGCGGTGTGTACATCTCCACCAAGGTTTGGAATGACATTCCTGCCAAGTACCAGAAAATCATTCAGGATGAATTCACCAACGGTGCAAACCACATGGTTAACCTGCTCAAATCCCAGCACGGCGGTGTTGTTAAAGAGCTGGAATCCTACGGTGTAAAGTTCAACGAAGTTGACGGCGATGCTTTCCGCGCAGCCCTTAAGCCTCTCTACAAAGAACAGAAAGGTATGACTCCCGGTATCTACCAGTCTATCTTCAAAGAACTCGACGCAATGAGATAA
- a CDS encoding PAS domain S-box protein, with product MFRQYLNKFLRLPISLALKIIISIILLMMILLIGLFIINTQKYEQMAIRNAAIHADGIADVVKAGLRRSMRLDPRDDTNALIEEIQKHSHISSISIYDKIGNPSFTGKRLAPPGPLLKNHQLCIMCHAQEQPLAYAPLEERYKVLDAPDGSRMIRIVTPIANEPGCSTISCHVAQKNNSFLGIVEMTVTLDNIEGNISLLVKDNAEYVLFSLIVIVIILSAITYWLVDSPIKGMIETTRRIALGDYDARLSLIQNDELGELAHAINRMASEVGNQHDELRKQRGSYQSLFEGVPCLITVQDRNYRLIQYNQSFAERFEARPGDYCYRAYKGRDCKCEECPVEKTFADGKPHTTEEVGYYRDGSQAHWIVNTAPIYDDKGEVVAAMEMCLDITRRKRLEVELKASEKKYCAIFNNIPNAVLVLAVENMQIIDCNQTAQTLYGYTKGELIRRSAFELAAPDEFDTNRKAMESAQSLKQTKHLTKEGESFWASTSITTAEFDDLPVLLMVVTDISERIRSEEQLVQASKMATLGEMATGVAHELNQPLATLQIAANIFKRKLKKNAPIERETLENMSAKISNNVGRATKIINHMREFGRKANIETEQVELNEVICRAFDFFSRQLQLHDIDVIWELDDNLPPIQADSNRMEQVFINLLLNARDAILEKCAHKDCGPHDRRITLRTRFTLRHVFAEVIDTGIGIPKHIVPRLFEPFFTTKEVGKGTGLGLSISYGIVTDYGGSIHASSSVLEGSRFVISLPKSKA from the coding sequence ATGTTCAGACAATACTTAAATAAATTCCTACGGCTCCCGATATCTCTGGCACTCAAGATCATAATCAGCATTATCCTGCTCATGATGATTCTGTTGATCGGTTTATTCATCATCAACACCCAGAAATATGAACAAATGGCTATCCGCAATGCCGCTATCCATGCAGACGGAATAGCCGATGTGGTCAAGGCCGGATTGCGCAGGTCCATGCGTCTCGATCCGCGCGATGACACAAATGCATTGATTGAAGAGATTCAAAAGCACAGCCATATATCTTCCATTTCCATTTACGATAAAATCGGCAATCCCAGCTTTACCGGCAAACGTCTTGCGCCCCCCGGCCCACTCCTCAAGAATCACCAGCTTTGTATAATGTGCCATGCTCAGGAACAACCTCTGGCATACGCCCCGCTGGAAGAACGCTATAAAGTTCTTGATGCTCCTGACGGAAGCAGGATGATCAGGATTGTCACACCCATAGCCAATGAGCCGGGCTGCTCCACAATCAGCTGCCATGTTGCGCAAAAAAACAATTCTTTCCTAGGAATTGTGGAAATGACCGTGACCTTGGATAACATCGAAGGAAACATCTCACTTCTGGTCAAAGACAATGCAGAATATGTTCTGTTCAGTCTGATCGTCATCGTAATCATCCTTTCCGCTATCACCTACTGGCTGGTAGATTCTCCTATCAAGGGCATGATCGAGACCACCAGAAGAATTGCCCTTGGAGATTACGATGCCCGTCTTAGCCTGATCCAAAACGATGAGCTTGGAGAACTGGCCCATGCCATCAACCGCATGGCCTCTGAAGTGGGCAATCAACACGATGAACTGCGCAAACAACGCGGCTCCTACCAGAGCTTGTTTGAAGGAGTTCCCTGCCTGATTACTGTGCAGGACAGAAACTACCGTTTGATCCAGTACAACCAATCCTTTGCAGAACGTTTTGAAGCCAGACCCGGCGACTATTGCTATCGGGCCTACAAAGGAAGAGACTGCAAGTGCGAGGAATGCCCGGTCGAAAAGACTTTTGCAGATGGAAAGCCTCATACCACAGAGGAAGTCGGTTATTACAGAGACGGAAGTCAGGCCCACTGGATCGTGAACACGGCCCCTATTTATGATGACAAGGGAGAAGTCGTAGCAGCCATGGAAATGTGTCTGGACATAACCCGGAGAAAACGCCTTGAAGTAGAACTCAAAGCCTCGGAAAAAAAATATTGCGCCATATTCAACAATATCCCCAACGCCGTTCTGGTTTTAGCCGTTGAAAACATGCAAATCATTGATTGCAATCAGACGGCCCAGACCTTGTACGGATACACAAAGGGAGAACTGATAAGACGATCCGCCTTTGAGCTGGCTGCGCCTGATGAATTCGATACAAACAGAAAAGCGATGGAGTCTGCACAATCTCTCAAGCAGACCAAACATCTGACTAAAGAAGGTGAATCTTTCTGGGCCAGCACATCCATAACCACCGCCGAATTTGACGACCTCCCGGTACTACTCATGGTGGTTACAGATATTTCAGAGCGCATCCGTTCAGAAGAACAGCTTGTTCAAGCCAGCAAAATGGCAACCTTAGGCGAAATGGCCACAGGTGTTGCCCACGAACTCAACCAGCCCTTGGCGACCTTGCAGATCGCAGCAAACATTTTCAAGCGCAAACTGAAAAAGAACGCCCCAATTGAAAGAGAAACTCTCGAAAATATGAGCGCAAAAATATCCAACAATGTTGGGCGGGCGACTAAAATTATCAACCACATGCGAGAATTCGGGCGAAAGGCCAATATCGAGACTGAGCAGGTTGAACTTAACGAAGTGATTTGCCGTGCTTTCGACTTTTTCAGTCGGCAGCTACAGTTGCACGACATAGACGTAATCTGGGAACTTGATGACAACCTGCCACCTATCCAGGCTGATTCCAACCGCATGGAACAGGTATTCATCAATCTGCTGCTGAATGCCCGTGACGCCATTCTGGAAAAGTGCGCCCATAAGGACTGCGGGCCGCACGACAGGAGAATCACCCTGCGAACCCGCTTCACTCTCCGTCATGTCTTCGCTGAAGTAATCGACACCGGCATAGGCATCCCCAAACACATCGTGCCCCGGCTGTTCGAACCATTCTTCACCACCAAGGAAGTCGGCAAGGGTACTGGACTCGGACTATCTATAAGCTATGGAATTGTCACCGATTACGGAGGCAGCATTCATGCATCCTCCTCCGTTTTGGAAGGGTCTAGATTTGTTATTTCCCTGCCAAAATCCAAGGCGTAA